Within the Corallococcus exiguus genome, the region TGGATGATGGCGCGCAGGCGGGGCAGGGTGCGCTCCAGCCGCATCGGGTCCGGCGGATACGCGGGCACCGCCACCGCGCCCGCGTACAAGCAGCCGAAGAAGCCCGCGATGTAGTCCAGCCCCGGTGGGTACAGCAGCAGCACGCGCTCGCCCTGCGCGCCTCGCTCACGCAGCGCGGAGGCAATCCGCCGTGCTCGCACGTCCAGGTCGGACGCGCTCCACACGGTCTCTTCACCGTCGGCTTCACCCAGGAACGTGTAGAGCGGCGCGTGGGCGGACGGCCCTTGGACAAGCTTCAGCAGGACGCCAGGAAGGGTTCGCGAGAAGTCGTGCACGGGGAGCCATCCATGTGTCGAAAAAGCGCCGACACTTAATAGCAGCCCGGGTGCTCAATTCCTCGGCACTCCTGGTAACGAAACCCCGGAGGTTCCTGACGCCAGCCCACTCGGGGAGCGGGGACTCGGCACACCCTCAAGCGCGGCCGAGCAGGCTCTTCAACCACTCCATGAAACCTTTCTAGCTTGACCCGCCTGATACATCCCGTGTCGCGCCTTCACCGACTCTGGCCTGTCACGCGTGGTGAACGTCGCGGACCTGATCGCGCATGTAGCGCCGCGGTGCGCCAGTCACTCTGTTCACGGGCCCCGCCCCCTCGAAGGAGGGAGCGGGGTTTCCGAGTTGTGGGCGGCAGGGACTCGCGGTGCCTGCGTTACTTCTTGCCCGCGTCGCGGAGCGCCTTCATCAGCAACTCCGCCACGGACTGGACCACCGGATCGCGTAGCAGCGTGTAGTGGGTGCCCGGCAGGCGATGCGACTCCAGCCGGTCTCCCACGAGCGCCGCCCAGCCACCGTCTCCCGTGCCCGTGTCATCGACGAGCTCTTCCGCCTGGAAGCGCACCACCCGCTGATCCATGGCGGGCGGGTGGTAGCGCCGGGCTGCTTCGAGGTTCGCCTCGAAGACCTGGAAGAGGGCCGTGGCGTCCACTCCGGGTGGCAGCGCGCCGGACCGGGCCGC harbors:
- a CDS encoding AMP-binding protein, whose protein sequence is MLKLVQGPSAHAPLYTFLGEADGEETVWSASDLDVRARRIASALRERGAQGERVLLLYPPGLDYIAGFFGCLYAGAVAVPAYPPDPMRLERTLPRLRAII